A portion of the Sphingobacterium spiritivorum genome contains these proteins:
- a CDS encoding ABC transporter ATPase: MRVWVYQASRKLTAGEQALAADKLAAFISVWNTHGKSLAADVEIRHGLFIIMKVDESRVAASGCSIDSSVHFLKGLQQELGVDLFDRFQLAYRTTEDIAVVGRQEFEQLVTSGQINSSTIVFNNMISNEEELLNKWEVPFKDSWHARVFS, translated from the coding sequence ATGAGAGTATGGGTATATCAGGCAAGTCGTAAGCTGACTGCCGGTGAACAAGCGTTGGCAGCAGATAAACTGGCTGCTTTTATTTCCGTGTGGAATACACATGGTAAATCCCTGGCTGCAGACGTAGAGATACGTCATGGTCTGTTTATCATTATGAAGGTAGATGAATCAAGAGTTGCTGCTTCGGGATGTTCAATAGACAGTTCTGTACATTTCCTCAAAGGCTTACAACAAGAGCTGGGTGTGGATCTGTTTGACCGCTTTCAGTTAGCTTACCGCACAACGGAAGATATAGCTGTAGTTGGTCGTCAGGAATTTGAACAATTGGTCACATCAGGGCAGATCAATTCGTCTACCATTGTATTTAATAATATGATTAGTAATGAAGAAGAATTATTGAATAAGTGGGAAGTGCCGTTTAAGGATAGCTGGCATGCCCGTGTATTCAGCTAA
- a CDS encoding cytochrome c oxidase subunit 3 gives MSTTVSQLDKVKDGPWSGGKSPWNLEYGKIMMWFFLVSDAFTFSAFLIYYGAQRFAHFTWPDPDKVFQSIPLIADHGQPLVFVGIMTFILIMSSVTMVLAVDAGHRNKKDEVVKWMLWTILGGLAFLGCQATEWTHLHHLGFWFGQNPATGLEGNAIPEALAPYFSKDISYVSALQFSNLFFTITGFHGFHVSIGVILNIIILCMTLNNTFQNRGSYLMVEKVGLYWHFVDLVWVFVFTFFYLV, from the coding sequence ATGAGTACAACTGTATCGCAATTGGATAAGGTAAAGGACGGCCCTTGGAGTGGCGGTAAGTCCCCTTGGAACTTAGAGTATGGAAAGATCATGATGTGGTTTTTCCTTGTGTCAGACGCATTTACATTTTCAGCTTTCCTGATCTATTATGGAGCTCAACGTTTTGCGCATTTCACATGGCCGGATCCTGATAAGGTATTCCAATCTATCCCGCTTATTGCGGATCACGGACAACCGTTGGTGTTCGTAGGTATCATGACTTTTATTCTGATCATGAGTTCCGTAACAATGGTGTTAGCGGTAGATGCGGGTCATCGCAATAAAAAAGACGAAGTTGTAAAATGGATGCTTTGGACTATTCTGGGAGGTTTGGCTTTCTTGGGTTGTCAGGCTACAGAGTGGACGCACTTACATCACCTTGGTTTCTGGTTCGGACAAAATCCGGCTACAGGACTAGAAGGTAATGCTATTCCTGAAGCTCTTGCTCCATATTTCTCGAAAGACATTTCATATGTGTCCGCATTACAGTTCTCTAACTTATTCTTTACCATTACAGGTTTCCACGGATTCCACGTATCAATAGGTGTTATTTTGAATATCATTATTCTGTGTATGACATTGAACAATACGTTTCAGAACAGAGGTTCATACCTGATGGTTGAGAAAGTAGGTCTTTACTGGCACTTTGTCGACTTAGTATGGGTATTCGTATTTACATTCTTCTACTTAGTTTAA
- the cyoE gene encoding heme o synthase, producing the protein MKQFISDFNKLVKLRLTLTVVFSASISFLIGATQQGEIIWFNWLLLTIGGFFVTGAANGFNEIIEKDLDKLMTRTEDRPLPAGRMTTGQALVLSLFMGIFGTLILVKLNFIAGLLSVFSIFLYAFVYTPLKQKSPIAVFVGAFPGALPPLIGYYAAFKSAGFGLEYAAISEAAVVITPLVLFIIQFVWQFPHFWAIAWVADDDYRKAGFRLLPTKERDRVSAWMLFISAVLMIPVGFLPMYFGFGGWIFTIVSLLGGLMFAWYGYKHLVEQSIGSAKKVMFTSFIYLPVTQLVLLLNFIPFK; encoded by the coding sequence ATGAAACAGTTTATTTCTGATTTTAACAAACTTGTCAAATTAAGATTAACGTTAACTGTTGTATTTTCAGCCTCTATCTCATTTTTGATCGGAGCTACGCAACAGGGTGAAATAATTTGGTTTAACTGGTTACTGTTAACCATTGGAGGTTTTTTTGTAACAGGTGCAGCTAATGGCTTTAATGAGATCATTGAAAAAGATCTGGATAAGCTCATGACACGTACAGAGGATCGTCCGCTTCCTGCAGGTCGTATGACTACAGGTCAGGCGTTGGTCTTAAGTCTTTTCATGGGAATCTTCGGAACCCTGATCTTAGTCAAATTGAATTTTATAGCAGGTTTACTTTCTGTTTTTTCAATTTTTCTATATGCCTTTGTCTATACCCCTCTGAAGCAAAAATCTCCTATTGCTGTTTTTGTAGGTGCATTTCCGGGAGCATTGCCTCCGCTTATTGGTTACTATGCAGCTTTCAAATCGGCAGGATTTGGTTTGGAGTATGCAGCAATCAGTGAAGCAGCAGTTGTGATTACTCCGCTGGTATTGTTTATTATCCAGTTTGTATGGCAGTTTCCACATTTCTGGGCAATTGCCTGGGTAGCGGATGATGACTACAGGAAAGCGGGTTTCAGACTTTTGCCAACGAAAGAGCGTGACCGCGTATCTGCATGGATGTTGTTTATATCCGCAGTACTGATGATTCCGGTAGGTTTCCTGCCTATGTATTTCGGTTTTGGCGGATGGATATTTACGATTGTTTCCTTATTGGGCGGATTGATGTTTGCCTGGTATGGTTATAAGCATTTGGTAGAGCAGAGCATTGGTTCTGCAAAGAAAGTGATGTTTACATCATTTATTTATTTACCGGTTACACAGCTGGTATTATTGTTAAATTTTATTCCATTTAAATAA
- the metG gene encoding methionine--tRNA ligase, whose amino-acid sequence MSITDKKRYTITSALPYANGPLHIGHLAGAYIPGDIFVRYLRLNQKDVVYVCGSDEHGAAITIKAKKEGITPREIIDKYNQQIKESFEEFGISFDIYHRTSEPIHHQLSQEFFLNLYQKGEFIERFSEQYYDEEFHQFLADRYIVGTCPNCHSEGAYGDQCEKCGTSLSPTDLINPISTLSGKTPVLKETKHWYLPLDKYQPWLEKWLIEGKKDELKSNVYGQCLSWLKSGLQPRSMTRDLDWGVDVPLEEAEGKKLYVWLDAPIGYISATKQWALDNGKNWEDYWKEQPDPEDNSCLIHFIGKDNIVFHCIIFPAILHAHGDYILPENIPANEFLNLEGDKLSTSRNHAVWLHEYLEEFPGKQDELRYVLTSILPETSDSEFTWKDFQARVNNELVAILGNFINRVMVLSHKYFDGKILSGSDLQEEDKQVFAELKKYPEQITHSINQYRFREALAQFMNVARLGNKYLADAEPWKVIKTDEERVKTVLNVSLQIAANLAILAQPFLPKTALKLFEMLNLPQQDWERAGEEDLLKDGHELGEVQLLFDKITDEQIDFQLEKLAAAKVNNVKVATPSVPAKENVTFDEFMKMDIRIGTILTAEKVAKTKKLLKLTIDTGIDQRTVVSGIAEFFAPEEIVGRQVSILVNLEPREIKGITSQGMILMAEDADGRLDFVQPSTTIKPGSSVR is encoded by the coding sequence TTGAGTATTACAGATAAAAAACGCTATACCATTACATCGGCTTTGCCGTATGCTAATGGGCCTCTACATATCGGCCACCTGGCCGGTGCTTATATTCCGGGAGATATTTTTGTTCGTTACTTACGTCTTAATCAGAAAGATGTAGTCTATGTATGCGGATCCGACGAGCATGGCGCAGCCATTACGATAAAAGCGAAAAAAGAAGGTATCACACCCCGTGAAATTATTGATAAGTACAATCAGCAGATCAAAGAAAGTTTTGAAGAGTTCGGTATTTCATTTGATATTTATCACCGCACTTCAGAGCCTATTCACCATCAGTTGTCTCAGGAGTTTTTTCTGAATCTATACCAAAAAGGTGAATTTATAGAAAGGTTTTCCGAGCAATATTATGATGAGGAATTTCATCAGTTTCTGGCAGACCGCTACATTGTGGGAACATGTCCTAATTGTCATTCTGAAGGTGCCTACGGTGATCAGTGTGAGAAATGCGGAACTTCACTAAGTCCTACTGATCTTATCAATCCGATCTCTACATTAAGTGGTAAAACTCCGGTTTTAAAGGAAACGAAACACTGGTATCTTCCTCTGGACAAATACCAGCCATGGCTGGAAAAGTGGCTTATCGAAGGGAAAAAGGATGAGCTTAAATCCAATGTTTACGGACAATGCCTGTCCTGGCTGAAGTCAGGTCTGCAACCGCGTTCGATGACACGTGATCTGGATTGGGGAGTGGATGTGCCACTGGAAGAAGCTGAAGGTAAAAAGTTGTATGTCTGGCTGGATGCGCCGATAGGATATATATCAGCTACAAAACAGTGGGCACTGGATAACGGCAAAAACTGGGAAGACTATTGGAAAGAACAGCCTGATCCGGAAGATAACTCATGTCTTATTCATTTCATTGGTAAAGATAATATTGTATTCCACTGTATCATCTTCCCTGCGATTCTGCATGCGCATGGTGATTATATTTTACCGGAAAATATTCCGGCAAATGAATTTCTTAATCTGGAAGGAGATAAGCTTTCTACCTCCAGAAATCATGCCGTGTGGTTACATGAATATCTGGAAGAATTCCCGGGCAAGCAGGATGAATTACGTTATGTACTGACTTCTATTCTTCCGGAAACTTCAGACAGCGAGTTTACATGGAAAGATTTTCAGGCACGGGTCAATAATGAACTGGTAGCGATATTAGGTAATTTTATCAATCGGGTTATGGTACTTTCACATAAGTATTTTGATGGTAAAATCCTGTCAGGATCAGATTTACAGGAAGAAGATAAGCAGGTATTTGCTGAACTGAAAAAATATCCGGAGCAGATCACCCATAGTATTAATCAGTACCGTTTCCGGGAGGCTCTGGCCCAGTTTATGAATGTGGCGCGTCTGGGGAATAAATATCTGGCAGATGCCGAGCCATGGAAAGTGATCAAAACAGATGAGGAGAGAGTAAAAACTGTCCTTAATGTATCTTTGCAGATTGCTGCAAACCTTGCGATTCTGGCACAGCCATTCTTACCTAAAACAGCATTAAAACTATTTGAAATGCTAAATCTTCCTCAGCAGGACTGGGAAAGAGCAGGGGAGGAAGATCTGTTGAAAGATGGTCATGAACTCGGAGAAGTACAATTGTTATTTGATAAGATTACCGATGAGCAGATTGATTTTCAATTGGAAAAACTGGCAGCAGCAAAAGTGAATAATGTAAAAGTAGCTACTCCGTCTGTACCAGCTAAGGAGAATGTAACTTTTGATGAGTTTATGAAAATGGATATCCGTATCGGAACGATCCTTACGGCAGAGAAAGTAGCGAAAACGAAAAAACTGCTTAAACTGACCATCGATACTGGTATTGACCAACGTACTGTAGTTTCTGGTATTGCGGAGTTTTTCGCTCCTGAAGAAATTGTGGGCAGACAGGTTTCTATTCTGGTGAATCTGGAGCCCCGTGAAATTAAAGGAATTACTTCACAGGGAATGATACTGATGGCTGAGGATGCAGATGGTCGTTTGGATTTTGTACAACCTTCCACAACGATAAAACCTGGAAGTTCGGTACGGTAA
- a CDS encoding heme-copper oxidase subunit III codes for MVNTELQEEELQQSRKAKKFNLWLGMIGMFMMFAALSSGFIVYTASGVDKGIKTTLPNAFIYSTVLILLSSVTLHLSYKAVKEKQFAKQKGLLLATVVLGILFFVCQVHAWQVLIERGIYFLNINASQSFIYVFTGMHLAHIIAGLIVLIRCYTGAAKPIPYDNNFFRMELATIFWHFLDLLWIYIYVFLLLNQ; via the coding sequence ATGGTTAATACAGAATTACAGGAAGAGGAATTGCAACAATCCCGAAAAGCCAAGAAATTTAATCTCTGGCTAGGAATGATTGGTATGTTTATGATGTTTGCTGCGCTGTCCAGTGGTTTCATTGTGTATACAGCCAGTGGCGTGGATAAAGGTATCAAAACTACGCTTCCTAATGCTTTTATCTACAGTACAGTGCTTATATTGCTGAGTAGTGTTACATTACACCTCTCTTATAAAGCTGTCAAGGAAAAGCAATTTGCTAAACAGAAAGGATTGCTCCTTGCAACAGTGGTGCTCGGAATTCTTTTCTTCGTATGTCAGGTACATGCATGGCAGGTCCTTATTGAAAGAGGAATCTATTTCCTGAATATCAATGCCTCCCAGTCATTTATTTATGTATTTACAGGCATGCACTTAGCGCATATTATTGCGGGACTGATCGTATTGATTAGATGTTATACCGGAGCGGCTAAACCGATCCCTTATGACAATAATTTCTTCCGCATGGAACTTGCCACTATTTTCTGGCATTTTCTCGATCTTTTATGGATTTATATATATGTTTTCTTACTTTTGAATCAATAA
- a CDS encoding cytochrome C oxidase subunit IV family protein: MSNHHDNTAAHEGHGHDHEGMDKKGIWRIFFVLLALTCLEFLIALGFVHHWQILAKGALVNTIYIVLTLVKAYYIVAYFMHLKFEKSSFIVCCGVVFIFIIYFIILMLTEGGYLLHHFHEYPLWPNK; encoded by the coding sequence ATGTCAAATCATCACGATAATACAGCAGCACACGAAGGTCATGGTCATGATCACGAGGGTATGGATAAAAAAGGAATCTGGAGAATATTCTTTGTCCTTTTAGCACTTACTTGTTTAGAGTTTTTGATCGCTTTGGGATTTGTTCACCACTGGCAGATTCTTGCTAAAGGTGCATTGGTTAATACAATCTATATCGTATTGACATTGGTAAAAGCTTACTACATTGTGGCTTACTTTATGCACTTGAAGTTCGAAAAATCAAGTTTCATAGTATGCTGTGGTGTTGTATTTATATTCATCATCTACTTCATTATATTAATGCTGACAGAAGGCGGATACTTATTACACCATTTCCACGAGTACCCATTGTGGCCAAATAAATAA
- a CDS encoding DUF420 domain-containing protein, whose translation MGQQTVEEKKYNKWIVVLSVTIPVVVAILFGVNLRKLGYDVQPLSFLPPIYATINGLTAILLVWAVSAIKRGNKALHERLIKLCIACSVAFLGMYVAYHMTSDSTPYGGEGAMRYIYFVILISHILLSIIIIPFVLVTFVRGIAGAYERHKKLARITYPMWLYVAVTGVIVYLMISPYYTH comes from the coding sequence ATGGGACAACAAACAGTAGAAGAAAAGAAATATAATAAATGGATTGTAGTGCTGTCTGTCACTATTCCTGTAGTGGTAGCAATATTATTTGGTGTTAACCTGAGGAAATTAGGCTATGATGTTCAGCCTTTATCTTTTTTGCCACCGATATACGCAACGATTAACGGCTTGACAGCTATATTACTGGTGTGGGCTGTATCAGCTATCAAAAGAGGTAATAAGGCTTTGCATGAGCGGTTGATCAAGCTCTGTATTGCATGTTCAGTAGCATTTCTGGGAATGTATGTAGCGTATCATATGACTTCTGACTCTACACCGTATGGAGGAGAAGGAGCTATGCGTTATATCTATTTTGTCATCCTGATCTCACATATACTCCTGTCTATTATCATTATTCCCTTTGTACTTGTTACCTTTGTAAGAGGGATTGCAGGAGCATACGAAAGACATAAGAAGCTGGCACGTATCACATACCCGATGTGGTTATATGTAGCTGTGACAGGTGTAATCGTATACTTGATGATATCTCCTTATTATACACATTAG
- the brnQ gene encoding branched-chain amino acid transport system II carrier protein, translating to MRKISDITTLGFALFAMFFGAGNLLLPPLIGLGAGQYWGLAILGFGLTGILLPFLGVLSVVNSGETFEDLAGRVHKTVALVLGAVIMLGIGPLIAIPRTAATTYEVGLLPTFPSLSPIWGSVLFFVVTFVLSIRPSKVVDVIGNFLTPVLLILLLTLITIGILHPISDPTAGTATPVTAFTSGFTEGYQTLDVLASVIFAGIIITAARMKGYTSLKEKNQIVISAGLMAAVFLLLIYGGLVILGATSGYNTGNDIKRAELLLFISNTILGGYGTIAISLSIALACLTTAIALTCAVGTFFSTLFKNKISYEVIVTICCLLSGILSITGVEYIIEVAYPFLAFIYPIVITLVLYVIIFGKKISSKLPYIGAVAGTTLVSTVYLLAGFGIHLAGAERLVQAIPLAEYELWWVLPSLIFFLLFWLIDRFKSKTTTGTV from the coding sequence TTGAGAAAAATAAGTGACATCACAACTCTGGGCTTTGCCTTATTTGCCATGTTCTTCGGAGCTGGCAATTTACTTCTTCCACCTCTTATTGGTCTTGGTGCCGGGCAGTACTGGGGACTTGCTATTTTAGGATTTGGTCTGACCGGTATTTTGCTACCCTTTTTGGGAGTGCTTTCTGTTGTCAATTCGGGAGAAACATTTGAAGATCTTGCAGGCAGGGTTCATAAAACCGTCGCATTAGTTCTCGGTGCTGTGATTATGCTGGGGATAGGCCCATTGATTGCTATTCCACGTACAGCAGCGACAACCTATGAGGTTGGGCTATTACCGACTTTTCCTTCCTTATCTCCAATCTGGGGATCGGTACTGTTTTTTGTGGTTACGTTTGTGCTTTCCATACGTCCTTCGAAAGTGGTAGATGTGATCGGTAATTTTCTCACGCCTGTCCTCCTCATCTTGTTACTTACGCTGATTACTATCGGCATATTGCATCCTATTTCTGATCCAACCGCTGGTACAGCCACTCCGGTGACAGCATTTACATCCGGCTTTACAGAAGGATATCAGACTCTGGATGTATTGGCTTCTGTCATCTTTGCCGGAATCATCATTACAGCAGCCCGAATGAAAGGTTATACCTCATTAAAAGAGAAAAATCAAATCGTCATCAGTGCAGGTCTTATGGCTGCTGTATTTTTATTATTGATCTATGGCGGACTGGTCATATTGGGCGCTACCTCTGGCTATAATACCGGAAATGATATCAAACGGGCCGAACTTCTACTTTTTATCTCCAACACGATTCTGGGCGGATATGGAACTATCGCAATCTCTCTCAGTATTGCCTTAGCCTGTCTGACAACAGCAATCGCACTGACTTGTGCAGTAGGAACATTTTTCAGTACTTTATTTAAGAATAAGATCAGTTATGAGGTTATCGTCACGATATGTTGTCTCCTCTCCGGTATCCTTTCCATCACAGGAGTAGAATATATTATTGAGGTGGCTTATCCGTTTCTTGCCTTTATCTATCCTATTGTGATTACCCTGGTATTATATGTCATTATCTTCGGCAAAAAGATTTCTTCAAAACTACCCTATATCGGGGCGGTAGCCGGAACAACACTGGTGTCTACTGTATATCTGTTAGCCGGATTCGGAATACACCTGGCCGGAGCAGAACGACTTGTACAGGCTATTCCCTTAGCAGAGTATGAACTTTGGTGGGTACTGCCTTCCCTTATTTTCTTTCTGTTGTTTTGGCTTATTGACAGATTCAAATCGAAAACTACAACAGGTACTGTATAA
- a CDS encoding COX15/CtaA family protein — protein sequence MYPAAEKRFIRTNAITIIVLFLVITAGGIVRSTGSGMGCPDWPKCFNQIIPPTDVSQLPAGYEQHYVEGRAKKNQRFAKMVEFFGFPDKAEQIRTDKSILVHEEFNVAKTWTEYVNRLVGVVSGFFLLFSAIFSFTYIKSKKSIVFWSVLNLFVVVLQAWLGSIVVSTNLMPWVITVHMLLALLIVGISIYTYYKATTLRNKNILINHQFKGFKLLAAFSLIIMLVQVVFGTEVRERIDHLGDTGVPRNEWISSIGSHFDIHRVLGYVTFGLVLVLFFLVKSRFSKLSKQAKYAWIMFILVLIQMGSGIVLARFNVPAFAQTTHLVIASLLFGAQYYLMLLLSKFKR from the coding sequence ATGTATCCAGCTGCTGAAAAGCGTTTTATTAGAACAAATGCGATTACCATCATAGTATTGTTTTTGGTGATCACAGCTGGAGGAATTGTAAGAAGTACCGGATCTGGAATGGGATGTCCGGATTGGCCTAAGTGCTTTAATCAGATTATTCCACCCACTGATGTCTCACAGTTACCAGCAGGTTACGAGCAGCATTATGTGGAAGGCAGAGCCAAGAAGAACCAGCGGTTTGCAAAAATGGTTGAATTCTTTGGATTTCCGGATAAGGCAGAACAAATCCGTACAGATAAAAGTATTCTTGTTCACGAGGAGTTTAATGTTGCCAAGACATGGACAGAATATGTGAATCGTCTCGTAGGAGTTGTTTCCGGTTTCTTCCTGTTATTTTCTGCAATCTTTTCTTTTACCTATATCAAGTCAAAAAAATCCATAGTCTTTTGGAGCGTTCTTAATCTTTTTGTAGTCGTACTGCAGGCCTGGCTGGGATCAATTGTGGTATCCACCAATCTGATGCCCTGGGTGATTACTGTTCATATGCTTTTAGCTCTTTTGATTGTCGGAATAAGTATTTATACCTATTACAAAGCGACAACACTGCGAAATAAGAATATATTGATCAACCATCAGTTTAAAGGATTTAAGCTGTTAGCTGCTTTTTCTCTGATTATCATGCTGGTGCAGGTTGTATTCGGAACAGAAGTAAGGGAGCGTATAGATCACTTAGGAGATACCGGCGTTCCACGCAATGAATGGATCAGTTCGATAGGATCGCACTTTGATATTCATAGGGTGCTCGGATATGTTACCTTTGGTTTAGTACTGGTATTATTTTTTCTGGTCAAATCAAGATTTAGTAAACTATCCAAACAAGCTAAGTACGCATGGATTATGTTTATTCTGGTTCTTATACAGATGGGGTCGGGGATTGTATTAGCACGCTTTAATGTGCCTGCTTTTGCACAGACAACACATCTGGTGATTGCCAGTTTGCTTTTCGGAGCACAATATTATTTGATGTTGTTGCTTTCAAAATTTAAAAGATAG
- a CDS encoding DoxX family protein: protein MAILSSLSKQKDLGLLILRIGVGAFMISHGLPKLMGGPDMWNGVGQAMGNMGIKFFPAFWGFMAAATEAVGGLFFLIGLWYRPVCLLLAFTMVVAGVHHLSAGDGWGTASHAFELLFVFIGLLFVGPGAYSVDKK from the coding sequence ATGGCGATATTATCATCATTATCAAAACAAAAAGATCTGGGATTATTAATACTGCGTATAGGTGTCGGAGCATTTATGATTTCACACGGACTTCCTAAGCTAATGGGCGGACCTGATATGTGGAATGGCGTAGGTCAGGCCATGGGCAATATGGGTATCAAATTCTTTCCTGCCTTCTGGGGATTTATGGCTGCTGCGACAGAAGCTGTAGGCGGACTATTCTTTTTGATCGGACTATGGTACAGACCTGTTTGTTTACTCTTGGCGTTTACCATGGTTGTGGCCGGAGTACATCACCTGAGTGCGGGAGACGGATGGGGTACAGCCTCTCACGCATTTGAACTGCTATTCGTATTCATCGGACTACTTTTTGTAGGTCCGGGAGCGTATAGCGTAGATAAAAAATAA
- a CDS encoding LD-carboxypeptidase, which produces MPEFLNAGDKVAIVAPASFIRGNIDEAVAILQGWGLEVQSGKSVSSSYHQFAGDDDLRAADLQEALNDPEIKAVFAARGGYGTVRIIDKIDFTAFTRHPKWVIGFSDITVLHSHIQQSFGIPTIHGQMPKSFADGTSASLETLRTALFGENTDFKYKQHTFPNRPGKGEGILTGGNLAILISVLGSVSDVDYDNKILFIEDVGEAYYSIDRMLWALKRAGKLDKLAGLIIGGFTSMKDSEPPFGQTVEEIVMDKVREFDYPVAFHYPAGHIDNNHALVFGKKAVLETKKTETKLTYID; this is translated from the coding sequence ATGCCTGAATTTCTTAATGCTGGTGATAAAGTCGCAATTGTGGCTCCGGCAAGTTTTATACGGGGGAATATAGACGAAGCTGTTGCAATCCTACAGGGTTGGGGGCTGGAAGTACAATCGGGAAAATCCGTATCCAGTTCCTACCATCAATTTGCCGGAGATGATGACCTGAGAGCTGCGGATCTGCAGGAAGCCCTGAATGATCCGGAGATCAAAGCTGTATTTGCAGCACGAGGTGGTTACGGAACGGTGCGTATTATTGACAAAATCGATTTTACAGCATTTACCAGGCATCCGAAGTGGGTAATCGGTTTCAGTGATATTACCGTTTTACACAGTCATATACAACAGTCTTTTGGAATACCAACTATACATGGTCAGATGCCAAAGTCATTTGCGGATGGCACATCAGCATCTTTGGAAACCCTTCGGACAGCTTTATTCGGTGAGAATACAGACTTCAAATACAAACAGCATACATTCCCCAACCGTCCCGGAAAAGGAGAAGGAATACTAACGGGTGGAAATCTCGCTATCCTGATTAGTGTACTGGGTTCTGTTTCTGATGTTGATTATGACAACAAGATTTTATTTATTGAAGATGTTGGAGAAGCTTACTACAGTATAGACCGTATGCTTTGGGCGTTAAAGAGAGCCGGCAAGCTGGATAAACTTGCAGGTTTGATTATCGGCGGATTTACTTCAATGAAGGATAGCGAACCTCCGTTTGGCCAGACTGTAGAAGAAATTGTAATGGATAAAGTTCGTGAATTTGATTACCCTGTAGCATTCCATTATCCCGCCGGACATATAGACAATAATCATGCTTTGGTATTTGGAAAAAAAGCCGTGCTGGAAACCAAAAAAACAGAAACTAAACTAACATATATAGATTAA
- a CDS encoding SCO family protein: MQNTSRKKGISTLIILAMVLLVPGFLYILVNRMGASNEYVKLPIYGEKQLAGTVSRKMGREIKDTLYHQVPVIQFTDMDGKQISFIDNDTTVSVVHLFYTKDKSFSRMMINRLNKVATNLKRNHKVRFYSISADPASDTPEVLQAYTKGYRPDEKRWFFLTNPSVDILQFAREQLLLDAMKDPQDSSKIIIGSSYILLDSHRRIRGFYDLNLNTELERLEDEVKLQLVEEYRNTPMKVQKKD, encoded by the coding sequence ATGCAAAATACTTCTCGTAAGAAGGGTATTTCAACTTTAATAATCCTGGCCATGGTCTTACTTGTGCCAGGATTTTTGTATATATTGGTTAACCGAATGGGGGCATCCAATGAATACGTAAAGCTTCCGATCTATGGTGAAAAGCAGCTTGCCGGAACAGTAAGCCGCAAGATGGGAAGAGAAATAAAAGATACCCTATATCATCAGGTTCCGGTCATTCAGTTCACAGATATGGATGGAAAGCAGATCAGTTTTATTGATAACGATACTACCGTGTCCGTAGTTCATCTTTTCTATACAAAAGACAAATCTTTTTCCAGAATGATGATCAACAGGCTAAATAAGGTGGCTACCAATCTGAAGCGAAATCATAAGGTCAGATTTTATTCTATTTCTGCAGATCCTGCAAGTGATACCCCTGAAGTATTGCAGGCATATACAAAAGGATATCGTCCAGACGAAAAAAGATGGTTCTTTCTGACCAATCCTTCGGTTGACATTCTGCAGTTTGCAAGAGAGCAACTCCTGTTGGATGCTATGAAGGACCCGCAGGATTCTTCCAAAATTATTATAGGTAGTTCGTATATCTTATTAGATTCTCACCGCAGGATCAGAGGCTTCTATGATCTGAATCTGAATACCGAATTGGAACGCTTGGAAGATGAAGTCAAACTGCAGTTAGTAGAAGAATACCGTAATACCCCGATGAAGGTTCAAAAGAAAGATTAA